A region from the Mycolicibacterium phlei genome encodes:
- a CDS encoding SDR family oxidoreductase — MGVYVVSGSSSGMGLQAAEKLRAAGHTVIGVDVKAGEGEVKADLSSHAGRRQAVVDIVAAAGNRLDGAVLAAGIGPTPGPDSVRRIFEINYFGVVEVLRPLQPLLAAADRAKVVVIGSNSTTTTPAVPRRTVRALLAGDIDKAVRSLRLLGPVAPSLAYAASKIAVSHWVRRTAVTREWAGAGIRLNALAPGAIMTPLLEQQLKDPQQAKAVNAFPVPIGGFGDPGQLADWMLFMLSDSADFLCGSVIFVDGGSDAYFRSRDWPNSVPVRKLPAYLWRFARG, encoded by the coding sequence ATGGGAGTTTACGTAGTCAGCGGGTCTTCCTCGGGCATGGGCCTTCAGGCCGCCGAGAAGCTGCGGGCGGCCGGCCACACCGTGATCGGGGTCGACGTCAAGGCGGGCGAGGGGGAGGTCAAGGCCGACCTGTCCAGCCACGCGGGACGCCGCCAGGCCGTCGTCGACATCGTGGCCGCCGCCGGCAACCGACTCGACGGCGCGGTGCTGGCGGCCGGGATCGGGCCGACCCCCGGCCCCGACAGCGTCCGGCGCATCTTCGAGATCAACTACTTCGGCGTCGTCGAGGTACTGCGCCCGCTGCAGCCGCTGCTCGCCGCCGCCGACCGCGCGAAGGTCGTGGTGATCGGCAGCAACTCCACGACCACCACACCGGCGGTGCCGCGACGCACGGTGCGCGCGCTGCTGGCGGGCGACATCGACAAGGCGGTGCGCTCGCTGCGGCTGCTGGGTCCGGTGGCGCCGTCGCTGGCCTACGCCGCATCCAAGATCGCGGTCTCACACTGGGTACGTCGCACGGCGGTCACCCGGGAGTGGGCGGGGGCGGGGATCCGACTCAACGCCCTGGCCCCGGGGGCGATCATGACCCCGCTGCTGGAGCAGCAGCTGAAGGATCCGCAGCAGGCCAAGGCGGTCAACGCGTTCCCGGTGCCGATCGGCGGGTTCGGCGATCCGGGCCAGCTCGCCGACTGGATGCTGTTCATGCTGTCCGACAGTGCTGACTTCCTCTGCGGCAGCGTTATTTTCGTCGACGGCGGCTCCGACGCCTACTTCCGCTCCCGGGACTGGCCCAACAGCGTTCCGGTGCGCAAGCTGCCGGCGTACCTGTGGCGGTTCGCCCGCGGCTAG
- a CDS encoding TetR/AcrR family transcriptional regulator, which yields MPTATDTPGEILRCARTLIVAGGYNGFSYADIAEVVGIRKASIHHHFPTKVDLVRTLLQRYREDAEAGIAAFERQSPNSVDQLRSYLGYWESCIGDPASSFCVCALLATQIPVLPQEITLEVRAYFRSLSSWLTSVLERGEKRGELRLSGSAWAEAEMFMATVHGAMMSARTHGDPSMFSTITRPLIERLAVEQ from the coding sequence ATGCCGACCGCCACCGACACCCCAGGCGAGATCCTGCGCTGCGCGCGGACGCTGATCGTCGCCGGCGGATACAACGGCTTCAGCTACGCCGACATCGCCGAGGTCGTCGGCATCCGCAAGGCGAGCATCCACCACCACTTCCCCACCAAGGTCGACCTCGTCAGGACACTGCTGCAGCGGTACCGCGAGGACGCCGAGGCCGGCATCGCCGCCTTCGAACGGCAGTCGCCCAACTCGGTCGACCAGCTCCGCAGCTACCTGGGCTACTGGGAGAGCTGCATCGGGGACCCGGCGTCGAGTTTCTGCGTCTGCGCCCTGCTGGCCACCCAGATTCCGGTGCTCCCCCAGGAGATCACCCTCGAGGTGCGGGCGTACTTCCGCTCGCTGTCGTCGTGGCTGACCTCCGTGCTCGAGCGCGGCGAGAAGCGCGGCGAACTCCGTCTGTCCGGCAGCGCATGGGCCGAAGCCGAGATGTTCATGGCCACCGTCCACGGCGCGATGATGTCCGCGCGGACCCACGGTGACCCGTCGATGTTCTCCACCATCACCCGGCCCCTGATCGAACGTCTGGCCGTCGAGCAATGA
- a CDS encoding TetR/AcrR family transcriptional regulator, which translates to MATEAKTPRRRSERSRTAIVTATRELLLERGFDGLSIEAVAARAGVGKQTIYRWWPSRPALVADVVLEDADRILRPVPHSDDPVADLVRWTTRLATTLTTARGNAMLRVLTVAGLEHEDTKARMYEAFSVPLHRGVAVRLTEAGLDESTAGAAADAIVGGIVHAILNEGRRFRPERAETITTTVLRGLIR; encoded by the coding sequence ATGGCCACCGAGGCGAAGACGCCCCGCAGGCGCAGTGAGCGGTCCCGGACGGCGATCGTCACCGCCACCCGGGAACTGCTGCTGGAACGGGGATTCGACGGGCTGAGCATCGAGGCGGTCGCCGCCCGCGCGGGGGTCGGCAAGCAGACGATCTACCGCTGGTGGCCCAGCAGGCCCGCCCTCGTCGCCGACGTCGTGCTCGAGGACGCCGACAGGATCCTGCGGCCGGTCCCCCACTCCGACGACCCGGTCGCCGATCTCGTGCGGTGGACGACCAGGCTGGCGACCACCCTGACCACCGCCCGCGGCAACGCCATGCTGCGCGTGCTCACCGTCGCCGGCCTCGAGCACGAGGACACCAAGGCCAGGATGTACGAGGCGTTCAGCGTGCCCCTGCACCGCGGCGTGGCGGTGCGCCTGACCGAGGCCGGTCTCGACGAGAGCACCGCGGGGGCGGCCGCCGACGCGATCGTCGGCGGCATCGTGCACGCGATCCTCAACGAGGGCCGCCGGTTCCGGCCGGAGCGGGCCGAGACCATCACCACGACGGTGTTGCGGGGGCTGATCCGTTGA
- a CDS encoding DUF308 domain-containing protein, giving the protein MTHTISAEPKATDLSPWLQSYYLLRAAVAGVWMAAAFMFGTAVFAVAAVLLVLYPAWDAFANLVDAQHNGGWKLNPTQTVNIVVSLVTAGAVAVALGFGMNAVLGVFGLWATLAGLLQLATGIRRWRSGAQWAMVLSGAQSAVVGLLFLKQAAAPAVPTIADVAPYAGFGAFYFLASALWLIASRRRL; this is encoded by the coding sequence ATGACCCACACCATCTCCGCCGAACCGAAAGCCACCGACCTCAGCCCGTGGCTGCAGTCGTACTACCTGCTGCGCGCCGCCGTGGCGGGTGTGTGGATGGCCGCGGCGTTCATGTTCGGCACCGCCGTGTTCGCCGTCGCCGCCGTGCTGCTGGTGCTCTACCCCGCCTGGGATGCGTTCGCCAATCTTGTTGACGCACAACACAACGGCGGGTGGAAGCTCAATCCCACGCAGACGGTCAACATCGTTGTCAGCCTGGTGACGGCCGGCGCGGTCGCCGTGGCGCTCGGCTTCGGCATGAACGCGGTGCTCGGCGTCTTCGGGCTGTGGGCCACCCTGGCCGGGCTTCTGCAACTGGCCACCGGGATCCGCCGCTGGCGCAGCGGCGCGCAGTGGGCGATGGTGCTCAGTGGTGCCCAGTCCGCCGTCGTCGGCCTGCTGTTCCTCAAGCAGGCGGCGGCACCGGCGGTGCCGACGATCGCCGACGTCGCACCCTACGCCGGGTTCGGCGCGTTCTACTTCCTGGCCTCGGCGCTGTGGCTGATCGCCTCGCGGCGCCGTCTCTGA
- a CDS encoding DUF1906 domain-containing protein — MAAQAPQASAQGLRVVDFTHRQVPADQIKAAGYDGAMVYVSELRPGADFDFKPVTRAYADSLRSAGLHIASCYQYGKPGWPTPSDYTRGYEGGVADARTALRLHAAAGGPPSAPIFFSIDEDIDADTWNTVAVEWLRGINSVLGVDRTGVYGHYNVCGWAIADGVIGRSTSDGHWWAWQTRAWSGGRRDPRAVLYQAVVVSGSEPGIAMGGTHVDENQVLAADFGQWDLDR; from the coding sequence ATGGCGGCGCAGGCGCCGCAGGCGTCGGCGCAGGGACTGCGGGTCGTGGACTTCACCCACCGGCAGGTGCCCGCCGATCAGATCAAGGCCGCCGGGTACGACGGCGCCATGGTGTACGTCTCGGAGCTGCGCCCGGGCGCCGACTTCGACTTCAAGCCGGTCACCCGCGCGTACGCGGACTCGCTGCGCAGCGCGGGTCTGCACATCGCCAGCTGCTACCAGTACGGCAAGCCGGGCTGGCCGACACCGTCGGACTACACCCGCGGCTACGAGGGCGGGGTCGCCGATGCCCGAACGGCTCTGCGACTGCACGCGGCGGCGGGCGGCCCACCGTCGGCGCCGATCTTCTTCAGCATCGACGAGGACATCGACGCCGACACCTGGAACACCGTCGCGGTGGAGTGGCTGCGCGGGATCAACTCGGTTCTCGGGGTGGACCGCACCGGTGTCTACGGCCACTACAACGTGTGCGGCTGGGCGATCGCCGACGGGGTGATCGGCCGCTCCACCAGCGACGGCCACTGGTGGGCGTGGCAGACCAGGGCGTGGTCGGGTGGCCGGCGCGACCCCCGCGCGGTGCTGTACCAGGCGGTGGTGGTCAGCGGATCGGAGCCGGGTATCGCGATGGGCGGCACCCATGTCGACGAAAACCAGGTGCTCGCAGCAGATTTCGGACAGTGGGACCTCGACCGGTGA
- a CDS encoding NAD-dependent epimerase/dehydratase family protein, whose protein sequence is MVNKLVIGASGFLGSHVTRQLAARGDDVRVLLRPTSSTRGIDGLDVDIRRGDVFDPDCLREAMRGCDVVYYCVVDARPWLLDPTPLWRTNVDGLRTVLDVAATADLHRFVFTSTIGTIGRRTDAPADETTAHNWLDIGGDYIRSRVAAEEMVLRYSAEKGLPAVAMCVANTYGPGDWLPTPHGGLLAAAVRGKMPFYIDGYESETVGIEDAARALLLAGERGRVGERYIVSERWMSSREIFETGCAAVGVEPPQRRVPIRLMAAASYPSSWVARLRGRETKLTPLNIRLMHIMSPLDHSKAVRELGWQPAPTPDAVAAAARFFVEVADKTRKVAR, encoded by the coding sequence GTGGTGAACAAGCTCGTCATCGGCGCCAGCGGGTTTCTGGGCTCGCACGTCACCAGGCAGTTGGCCGCCCGCGGCGACGACGTGCGCGTGCTGCTGCGGCCGACCAGTTCCACCCGCGGCATCGACGGGCTCGACGTCGACATCCGGCGGGGCGACGTCTTCGATCCCGACTGCCTGCGCGAGGCGATGCGCGGCTGCGACGTCGTCTACTACTGCGTCGTCGACGCCAGGCCCTGGCTGCTCGACCCCACACCGCTGTGGCGCACCAACGTCGACGGGCTGCGCACCGTCCTCGACGTCGCGGCGACCGCCGACCTGCACCGCTTCGTGTTCACCAGCACCATCGGCACGATCGGTCGGCGCACCGACGCGCCGGCCGACGAGACCACCGCGCACAACTGGCTCGACATCGGCGGCGACTACATCCGCAGCCGGGTGGCGGCCGAGGAGATGGTGTTGCGCTACAGCGCCGAGAAGGGCCTGCCCGCGGTCGCGATGTGCGTGGCCAACACCTACGGGCCGGGGGACTGGCTGCCCACCCCGCACGGCGGGCTGTTGGCCGCCGCGGTGCGCGGCAAGATGCCGTTCTACATCGACGGCTACGAGTCCGAGACCGTCGGCATCGAGGACGCCGCCCGCGCGCTGCTGCTCGCCGGCGAGCGCGGCCGGGTGGGGGAACGCTACATCGTCTCGGAACGCTGGATGAGCTCACGGGAGATCTTCGAGACCGGCTGCGCGGCAGTCGGAGTCGAACCACCGCAGCGCCGGGTTCCGATCCGGCTGATGGCCGCCGCCAGCTACCCGAGCAGCTGGGTGGCGCGGCTGCGCGGCCGCGAGACCAAGCTGACCCCGCTCAACATCCGTCTGATGCACATCATGTCGCCGCTGGACCACTCCAAGGCGGTGCGGGAGCTCGGATGGCAGCCCGCGCCCACTCCGGACGCGGTCGCCGCGGCGGCCCGCTTCTTCGTCGAGGTTGCCGACAAGACACGGAAGGTGGCGCGATGA
- a CDS encoding SDR family NAD(P)-dependent oxidoreductase, giving the protein MTILDRFRLDDKVVIITGASSGLGVSFAQACAEAGADVVLAARRVEKLEGTAELVRKAGRRALSVQTDVVDPDQCTALVDAALKEFGRVDVLVNNAGVGTAVPATKETPDEFRRVVDVNLNGAYWAAQACGRVMQPGSSIINIASILGLTTGGLPQAAYSASKAAIFGLTRDLAQQWGSRKGIRVNAVAPGFFKSEMTDEYKPGYLEATIDARAVIKRMGDPEELAATVVWLASDAGGYVTGQTIVVDGGVTIT; this is encoded by the coding sequence ATGACGATCTTGGACCGGTTCCGCCTCGACGACAAAGTCGTCATCATCACGGGCGCATCCTCCGGCTTGGGGGTGTCGTTCGCCCAGGCGTGCGCCGAGGCCGGCGCCGACGTCGTGCTGGCGGCGCGCCGGGTCGAGAAGCTCGAGGGCACCGCGGAGCTGGTCCGCAAGGCCGGGCGGCGTGCGCTGAGCGTGCAGACCGACGTCGTCGACCCCGACCAGTGCACCGCGCTGGTGGATGCCGCCCTCAAGGAGTTCGGCCGGGTCGACGTGCTGGTGAACAACGCCGGCGTCGGCACCGCGGTGCCGGCGACCAAGGAGACCCCCGACGAGTTCCGCCGGGTCGTCGACGTCAACCTGAACGGGGCGTACTGGGCGGCGCAGGCGTGCGGCCGGGTGATGCAGCCGGGCAGCTCGATCATCAACATCGCCAGCATCCTGGGTCTGACCACCGGCGGGCTGCCGCAGGCGGCCTACAGCGCCAGCAAGGCCGCGATCTTCGGCCTGACCCGCGACCTGGCGCAGCAGTGGGGTTCGCGAAAGGGCATCCGGGTCAACGCCGTCGCGCCGGGGTTCTTCAAGTCGGAGATGACCGACGAGTACAAGCCGGGCTATCTCGAGGCGACCATCGACGCACGCGCGGTGATCAAGCGGATGGGCGACCCCGAAGAGCTGGCCGCCACCGTGGTGTGGCTGGCCTCCGACGCCGGCGGGTATGTCACCGGCCAGACGATCGTCGTCGACGGCGGCGTCACGATCACCTAG
- a CDS encoding DUF4189 domain-containing protein, translating to MTTLIPSRRTRTAAAVLLASAASAAGMIGIAAPAYAADQFIALAVGFVNENPPVTMAGGSGISGTESGAASGALTNCSGNGAGHCAVQVIAKNECAAAASNDYGERTGATGATRAVAESRAKSMLENSTGAKIIVSGCANGSTPPPSNDPPPPPPQPKLGPTVSFRTILGGLEASITDRSGESSQCTYATDGYNRAFALSANSTYNLRIVPAVPRFRNWTVTITCDNGTKTTATTFF from the coding sequence ATGACCACTCTCATCCCGAGCCGACGTACCCGTACCGCGGCGGCAGTGCTGCTCGCATCGGCCGCCTCCGCGGCCGGCATGATCGGTATCGCCGCGCCCGCGTATGCCGCTGATCAATTCATCGCTCTCGCAGTCGGTTTCGTCAACGAGAACCCGCCGGTCACCATGGCGGGCGGGTCGGGCATCAGCGGCACCGAGAGCGGCGCGGCGTCGGGTGCCCTGACGAACTGCTCGGGCAACGGCGCCGGCCACTGCGCGGTGCAGGTCATCGCGAAGAACGAGTGCGCGGCGGCAGCGTCCAACGACTACGGCGAACGCACCGGCGCCACCGGTGCCACCCGGGCGGTGGCCGAGAGCAGGGCCAAGAGCATGCTGGAGAACAGCACCGGCGCCAAGATCATCGTGTCGGGCTGCGCCAACGGCTCCACCCCGCCGCCGTCCAACGATCCGCCGCCGCCACCCCCGCAGCCCAAGCTGGGTCCGACGGTGTCGTTCCGGACCATTCTCGGCGGCCTGGAGGCCAGCATCACCGACCGCAGCGGCGAGTCCTCGCAGTGCACGTACGCCACCGACGGCTACAACCGTGCGTTCGCTTTGTCGGCCAACTCCACGTACAACCTGCGGATCGTGCCCGCCGTCCCGCGGTTCCGGAACTGGACGGTGACGATCACCTGCGACAACGGCACCAAGACGACGGCGACCACATTCTTCTGA
- a CDS encoding pyridoxamine 5'-phosphate oxidase family protein, with amino-acid sequence MTTENQPVTILPVSECWELLSSVKLGRLVTAVDGQPEVFPVNFAVQNRTILFRTAEGTKLVSAMINNNVLFEADDYNSTEGWSVIVKGSARSLRTDEEIAEAERAELLPWVGTPKNHYVRIKPLNITGRRFRFG; translated from the coding sequence ATGACGACCGAGAACCAGCCCGTCACCATCCTGCCGGTCAGCGAATGCTGGGAACTGCTGTCCAGCGTGAAACTCGGCCGGCTGGTGACCGCCGTCGACGGCCAGCCCGAGGTGTTCCCGGTGAACTTCGCGGTGCAGAACCGCACCATCCTGTTCCGCACCGCCGAGGGCACCAAGCTGGTCAGCGCGATGATCAACAACAACGTGCTCTTCGAGGCCGACGACTACAACAGCACCGAGGGCTGGAGCGTCATCGTCAAGGGCAGCGCACGCTCGCTGCGCACCGACGAGGAGATCGCCGAAGCCGAACGCGCGGAACTGCTTCCGTGGGTCGGCACTCCGAAGAACCACTACGTCCGGATCAAACCGCTCAACATCACGGGCCGCCGGTTCCGGTTCGGCTAG
- a CDS encoding mycofactocin-coupled SDR family oxidoreductase encodes MAGRVAGKVAFITGTARGQGREHAVRLAEEGADIIGIDVCADIDAAGYPGPSEADLADTAALVEKAGGRMVTATADVRDLDALRAAVDRGAAELGAIDIVVANAGISANPAPAAMIAESDWQTMLDINVTGVWHTVKAALPHMTNGGGSIILVSSMLGLRGGGYMAHYASAKHAVVGLMNSLANELAPQWIRVNSIHPGNILTPMIDNDHFRRTVRPDLAEPTMDDALKVIGGFHMLPKPAIEARAVSNAVLFLASDEAQYITGAALPVDAGAVAKF; translated from the coding sequence ATGGCAGGCAGGGTGGCCGGCAAGGTCGCGTTCATCACGGGGACGGCGCGGGGTCAGGGTCGCGAACACGCGGTGCGGCTGGCCGAGGAGGGCGCCGACATCATCGGGATCGACGTGTGCGCCGACATCGACGCCGCGGGCTATCCCGGTCCGTCGGAGGCGGATCTGGCCGATACCGCGGCGCTGGTCGAGAAGGCCGGCGGCCGGATGGTGACCGCGACGGCCGACGTGCGCGATCTCGACGCGTTGCGCGCGGCGGTGGACCGCGGTGCCGCCGAACTCGGTGCGATCGACATCGTCGTCGCCAACGCCGGGATCAGCGCCAACCCGGCGCCCGCGGCGATGATCGCCGAATCCGACTGGCAGACCATGCTCGACATCAATGTCACCGGCGTATGGCACACGGTGAAGGCGGCGCTGCCGCACATGACCAACGGCGGTGGGTCGATCATCCTGGTCAGCTCGATGCTCGGGCTGCGCGGCGGCGGCTACATGGCCCACTACGCGTCGGCCAAGCACGCGGTTGTCGGCCTGATGAACTCGCTGGCCAATGAGCTTGCGCCGCAATGGATCCGGGTCAACTCCATTCATCCGGGCAACATCCTGACGCCGATGATCGACAACGATCACTTCCGCCGCACGGTGCGCCCGGATCTCGCCGAGCCGACGATGGACGACGCTCTGAAGGTGATCGGCGGCTTCCACATGCTGCCCAAGCCGGCGATCGAGGCGCGCGCGGTCAGCAACGCGGTGCTGTTCCTGGCGTCGGATGAGGCGCAGTACATCACCGGCGCGGCGCTGCCGGTCGACGCGGGAGCCGTCGCGAAGTTCTAG
- a CDS encoding universal stress protein yields the protein MSNSPGVVAGIDGSPAARVAVDWAAREAALRECPLTIVHVAHWSSGADAAVADAVATAEHAAGRKQVKIMTEILEPPVVPALIEVSRDAGMLVVGRRGLGRVGRRLLGSVSSGLVRDAMCPVAVIHDEDPLMEHPETAPVVVGIDGSALSDAATAIAFDGAERRGVLLVAVHAWGAGRSGELRESWPEAQRAATGLLNGRLAQFQQRHPGVRVRRVVVMGDPAPELVRQSETAQLTVVGSRGRGRTQAPLGSVSEAVVEAARMPVLVVRG from the coding sequence GTGTCCAACTCACCCGGCGTCGTGGCCGGTATCGACGGCTCGCCGGCAGCGCGGGTGGCTGTGGACTGGGCGGCGCGCGAGGCCGCGCTGCGGGAATGTCCGCTGACGATCGTGCACGTCGCGCACTGGAGTTCGGGTGCGGATGCGGCCGTCGCGGACGCGGTGGCCACAGCGGAACACGCCGCCGGGCGCAAGCAGGTCAAGATCATGACCGAGATCCTGGAGCCGCCGGTGGTTCCGGCGCTGATCGAGGTCTCCCGCGACGCAGGCATGCTCGTCGTCGGCCGCCGCGGCCTGGGCCGGGTCGGGCGGCGGCTGCTGGGTTCGGTGAGTTCGGGGCTGGTGCGCGACGCGATGTGCCCGGTCGCGGTGATCCACGACGAGGACCCGCTCATGGAGCACCCGGAAACCGCGCCGGTCGTGGTCGGCATCGACGGCTCGGCGCTCTCCGACGCGGCCACCGCCATCGCGTTCGACGGGGCCGAACGCCGGGGCGTCCTGCTGGTGGCGGTCCACGCATGGGGTGCCGGGCGCAGCGGTGAGCTGCGGGAGAGTTGGCCCGAGGCGCAGCGTGCCGCCACCGGCCTGCTCAACGGCCGTCTGGCGCAGTTCCAGCAGCGTCATCCGGGCGTGCGGGTGCGCCGGGTGGTCGTGATGGGCGATCCCGCACCGGAACTCGTCCGCCAGTCGGAGACCGCGCAGCTGACCGTCGTCGGTAGCCGCGGTCGCGGCCGGACGCAGGCGCCGCTCGGTTCGGTCAGCGAGGCGGTGGTGGAGGCGGCCCGGATGCCGGTGCTGGTGGTCCGGGGCTGA
- a CDS encoding acyl-CoA dehydrogenase, producing MTLALTAEQRELTDAVAAFAARRAPLSATREGFADIAKGRLPSWWDEFAATGFPVVHLPESCGGQGGTMADAACVLEAAGRAGLPGPLLPTMTAGAVALLADEASALLHRLAGGAPAAVVLPPAGEFSTRRDGDRWLITGTSDLVSGIGSAAVILLGTPQVWAVVDPAHPAVTLDPVDGTDLLTDVGRLRLADYPVEPADMLTGIDPERAEYLAVALTAGMATGIAGWCVQAATEHLRTREQFGTVIGTFQALQHSAAMLLVNTELAAAATWDAVRAAGEPIEQHRIAAAGAALTAVASCPDLVLDTLTLFGAIGFTWEHDVHLHWRRATSLAASIGARTRWARLLGRTTATCQRDFAVDLGDAQAEFRAWVAETLDAALTLRNDGPGREGDQEHFATGPQRTLLAEARLIAPHWAPPWGLGADPLQQLIINEEFARRPELVRPSLGISEWILPSVIRAGSPELQQRLIPPTQRGELGWCQLFSEPGAGSDLAALTTRAVKVDDGWRITGHKIWTSCAHRADYGALLARTDPDAPKHRGIGYFIVDMSADGIEVQPIRQASGDADFNEVFLTDVFVPDEMLLGGPTDGWSLAIATMAEERSAISGYVQNDRAAPLRPAARRDEDAQRELGELDAYANAIKALGVRETIRLLDGQPSGPASSIAKVAMNVLLRRTFAATVGAAGSAAMAGDTDVVQSYLRVPAELIGGGTKEIQLNIIAQMILGLPRR from the coding sequence ATGACGCTGGCGCTGACCGCCGAACAGCGCGAACTCACCGACGCCGTCGCCGCGTTCGCCGCGCGACGGGCACCGCTGTCGGCCACCCGCGAGGGATTCGCCGACATCGCCAAGGGTCGGCTGCCGTCGTGGTGGGATGAGTTCGCCGCCACCGGATTTCCGGTCGTCCACCTGCCGGAGTCCTGCGGCGGCCAGGGTGGCACCATGGCCGACGCCGCCTGTGTGCTGGAGGCCGCGGGCCGGGCCGGGCTACCCGGACCGCTGCTGCCGACGATGACGGCGGGCGCGGTGGCGCTGCTCGCCGACGAGGCGTCGGCGCTGCTGCACCGGCTGGCCGGCGGCGCACCCGCCGCGGTGGTGCTGCCGCCCGCCGGCGAGTTCTCCACGCGCCGCGACGGCGACCGCTGGCTGATCACCGGGACCTCCGATCTGGTCTCCGGAATCGGTTCGGCCGCGGTCATTCTCCTTGGTACACCGCAGGTGTGGGCGGTCGTCGACCCCGCGCACCCGGCGGTCACGCTCGACCCGGTCGACGGCACCGACCTGCTCACCGACGTCGGCCGGCTGCGGCTCGCCGACTATCCCGTCGAACCCGCAGACATGCTCACCGGGATCGACCCCGAACGCGCCGAGTATCTCGCCGTGGCGCTGACCGCGGGCATGGCCACAGGCATCGCGGGGTGGTGTGTGCAGGCCGCCACCGAACACCTGCGCACCCGCGAACAGTTCGGCACGGTGATCGGCACCTTCCAGGCCCTGCAGCACAGCGCCGCGATGCTGCTGGTCAACACCGAGCTCGCTGCCGCGGCCACCTGGGACGCGGTGCGCGCGGCGGGCGAGCCGATCGAGCAGCACCGCATCGCCGCCGCAGGCGCGGCGCTGACCGCGGTGGCGAGCTGCCCGGACCTGGTACTCGACACGCTGACCCTGTTCGGCGCCATCGGCTTCACCTGGGAACACGACGTGCACCTGCACTGGCGGCGCGCCACCAGCCTGGCCGCGTCCATCGGTGCGCGCACCCGCTGGGCCCGGCTGCTCGGGCGGACCACCGCCACCTGCCAGCGCGACTTCGCCGTCGATCTCGGCGACGCCCAGGCCGAGTTCCGGGCCTGGGTCGCCGAAACCCTGGATGCCGCACTGACATTGCGCAACGACGGGCCCGGACGTGAGGGCGACCAGGAACACTTCGCCACCGGGCCGCAGCGCACCCTGCTCGCCGAGGCCCGCCTGATCGCCCCGCACTGGGCGCCGCCGTGGGGGCTGGGCGCCGACCCGCTGCAGCAGCTGATCATCAACGAGGAGTTCGCCCGGCGACCGGAGCTGGTGCGGCCGTCGCTCGGCATCTCCGAATGGATCCTGCCGTCGGTGATCCGCGCGGGCTCACCGGAACTGCAGCAGCGGTTGATCCCACCCACCCAGCGCGGCGAACTCGGCTGGTGTCAACTGTTCAGCGAGCCCGGCGCCGGCTCGGACCTGGCCGCGCTGACGACACGCGCCGTCAAGGTCGACGACGGCTGGCGCATCACCGGGCACAAGATCTGGACCTCGTGCGCACACCGCGCCGACTACGGGGCGCTGCTGGCCCGCACCGACCCGGACGCCCCCAAACACCGCGGCATCGGCTACTTCATCGTCGACATGAGCGCCGACGGCATCGAGGTGCAGCCGATCAGACAGGCCAGCGGCGACGCGGATTTCAACGAGGTCTTCCTCACCGACGTGTTCGTGCCCGACGAGATGCTGCTCGGCGGCCCCACCGACGGCTGGTCGCTGGCCATCGCGACGATGGCCGAGGAGCGTTCCGCCATCAGCGGCTACGTCCAGAACGACCGCGCCGCGCCGCTGCGGCCCGCCGCCCGCCGCGACGAGGACGCCCAGCGCGAGCTCGGCGAGCTCGACGCCTACGCCAACGCGATCAAGGCGCTCGGCGTGCGCGAGACGATTCGGCTGCTCGACGGCCAGCCCTCGGGACCGGCGTCGAGCATCGCCAAGGTCGCGATGAACGTGCTGCTGCGCCGCACCTTCGCCGCCACCGTCGGCGCCGCGGGCAGCGCCGCCATGGCGGGCGACACCGACGTGGTGCAGTCGTACCTGCGGGTGCCCGCGGAACTGATCGGCGGCGGCACCAAGGAGATTCAGCTCAACATCATCGCGCAGATGATTCTCGGCCTTCCCCGCAGATAG